Proteins found in one Amycolatopsis umgeniensis genomic segment:
- a CDS encoding peroxiredoxin, producing MAVEVGSQAPDFTLNDYNKQAVKLSSFKGEKPVLLVFYPFAFSGICTGELCQLRDEFADYDGQGVQVIGVSVDTPFSLKAWAEQEGYQFPLLSDFWPHGEVAKAYGVFNETAGLATRGTFLIDKDGVVRFAEVNQPGEARDQQAWKKAVASLA from the coding sequence ATGGCCGTCGAGGTCGGATCGCAAGCCCCGGACTTCACGCTCAACGACTACAACAAGCAAGCCGTGAAGCTGTCGTCCTTCAAGGGCGAGAAGCCGGTCCTGCTCGTGTTCTACCCGTTCGCGTTCAGCGGCATCTGCACCGGCGAGCTGTGCCAGCTCCGCGACGAGTTCGCGGACTACGACGGCCAGGGCGTCCAGGTCATCGGTGTGTCCGTGGACACCCCGTTCTCGCTCAAGGCGTGGGCCGAGCAGGAGGGCTACCAGTTCCCGCTGCTCTCGGACTTCTGGCCGCACGGTGAGGTCGCGAAGGCCTACGGCGTCTTCAACGAGACGGCCGGCCTGGCCACCCGCGGCACCTTCCTGATCGACAAGGACGGCGTCGTGCGGTTCGCCGAGGTCAACCAGCCCGGCGAGGCGCGCGACCAGCAGGCGTGGAAGAAGGCCGTGGCCTCGCTGGCCTGA
- a CDS encoding GNAT family N-acetyltransferase: MRDTLTWRPLTREDAKASADLLNAIEAEDGIGENYTEEDTLQELIDPYADLERASLAAFDGDVMAGYMKIRFKPTAEEVHRVFLDGGVHPGYRRRGVGTALVDAGVEAAKVVHALHHPASKLVVDVNRPEKVAGLAELLRSRGFAAVRYFQRMEHALGAVGGAAIPDGFLVEPWSERNDEDFRNVRNEAYRDYWGAVPMPVDLWKNKITNQTFRPEVGFLLREKATGVPVGMLVTMYWEADTEATGVRDAHFMLIGTLREYRRRGVAGTLMGHALRAAAEQGYDRASLNVDSASPSGAFGVFEKAGFAPTMRYVRWALEA, translated from the coding sequence ATGCGCGACACCCTGACGTGGCGGCCGCTCACCCGTGAGGACGCCAAAGCGTCGGCCGACCTCCTCAACGCCATCGAGGCCGAGGACGGCATCGGCGAGAACTACACCGAGGAAGACACCCTCCAGGAGCTGATCGACCCGTACGCGGACCTGGAGCGCGCGAGCCTCGCCGCCTTCGACGGTGACGTGATGGCCGGGTACATGAAGATCCGCTTCAAGCCGACCGCGGAAGAGGTCCATCGGGTCTTCCTCGACGGCGGGGTCCATCCCGGGTATCGCCGCCGGGGTGTCGGAACCGCGCTCGTCGACGCCGGGGTCGAGGCGGCCAAGGTGGTGCACGCGCTGCATCACCCGGCCTCGAAGCTCGTGGTGGACGTCAACCGGCCGGAGAAGGTCGCCGGTCTGGCCGAGCTCCTCCGGTCTCGCGGGTTCGCGGCGGTGCGCTACTTCCAGCGGATGGAGCACGCGCTCGGTGCCGTCGGTGGTGCGGCGATCCCCGACGGGTTCTTGGTCGAGCCGTGGTCGGAGCGCAACGACGAGGACTTCCGGAACGTGCGGAACGAGGCGTACCGGGATTACTGGGGCGCGGTGCCGATGCCCGTCGACCTCTGGAAGAACAAGATCACCAACCAGACCTTCCGGCCCGAGGTCGGCTTCCTGCTCCGGGAGAAGGCGACGGGCGTTCCGGTGGGAATGCTGGTGACCATGTACTGGGAGGCCGACACGGAGGCCACCGGCGTCCGCGACGCGCACTTCATGCTCATCGGGACGCTCCGGGAGTATCGGCGGCGGGGTGTCGCGGGCACGCTGATGGGGCACGCGCTGCGGGCCGCCGCCGAGCAGGGTTACGACCGCGCCAGCTTGAACGTGGACTCGGCGAGCCCGTCCGGCGCGTTCGGGGTCTTCGAGAAGGCAGGCTTCGCGCCGACGATGCGGTACGTGCGGTGGGCACTCGAGGCCTGA